One Cryptosporangium aurantiacum DNA window includes the following coding sequences:
- a CDS encoding aldehyde dehydrogenase family protein, giving the protein MSTNTLDAVGAHDVVNPATAEVIGVVHLASAEETDAAVARARAAWPAWRDVAPADRARLLRRFADTVDAHIDELAALEVRNSGHPIGSATWEAGNVRDVLEYYAAAPERNFGKQIPVAGGIDVTFAEPLGVVGIIVPWNFPMPIAAWGFAPALAAGNTVVLKPAELTPLTALRLGELALEAGIPEDVFTVLPGAGKVAGERLLEHEDVAKIVFTGSTAVGQHVMEKCAATLKRVTLELGGKSANIVFADADLEKAAAAAPGGVFDNAGQDCCARSRILVQRSVYEKFLALLEPAVRGVRVGDPTSPDTEMGPLVSAAQRERVSGYVAEASVAFAGEAPDGPGFWFPPTVVLPASPADRIVTEEVFGPVVAVLPFDDEADAVRIANDTLYGLSGSIWTRDIGRALRVARGVEAGNLSINSNSSVRYSTPFGGFKRSGLGRELGPDALAAFTEVKNVFIATTED; this is encoded by the coding sequence TTGAGCACCAACACGCTGGACGCCGTCGGCGCCCACGACGTGGTCAACCCGGCGACCGCCGAGGTCATCGGCGTCGTCCACCTGGCCTCCGCGGAGGAGACCGACGCCGCGGTCGCCCGGGCCAGGGCCGCCTGGCCCGCGTGGCGGGACGTCGCTCCCGCCGATCGCGCGCGCCTCCTGCGGCGGTTCGCCGACACGGTCGATGCGCACATCGATGAACTGGCCGCGCTGGAGGTCCGCAACTCCGGGCATCCGATCGGCTCGGCGACCTGGGAGGCCGGGAACGTCCGGGACGTCCTGGAGTACTACGCGGCCGCGCCGGAACGGAACTTCGGCAAGCAGATCCCGGTCGCCGGCGGCATCGACGTGACGTTCGCCGAGCCGCTCGGCGTCGTCGGGATCATCGTGCCGTGGAACTTCCCGATGCCGATCGCGGCCTGGGGTTTCGCACCGGCGCTCGCCGCCGGGAACACGGTCGTGCTCAAGCCGGCCGAGTTGACGCCGCTGACCGCGCTGCGGCTCGGTGAGCTGGCGCTCGAGGCGGGCATCCCGGAGGACGTGTTCACGGTGTTGCCCGGCGCCGGAAAGGTCGCCGGCGAGCGTCTGCTGGAGCACGAGGACGTCGCGAAGATCGTCTTCACCGGCTCCACGGCGGTGGGGCAGCACGTGATGGAGAAGTGCGCGGCGACGCTGAAGCGCGTCACGCTCGAACTCGGCGGGAAGAGCGCGAACATCGTCTTCGCCGACGCGGACCTGGAGAAGGCCGCGGCAGCAGCTCCCGGCGGCGTGTTCGACAACGCGGGGCAGGACTGCTGCGCCCGCTCGCGGATCCTCGTGCAGCGGTCGGTCTACGAGAAGTTCCTCGCGTTGCTGGAGCCCGCCGTGCGGGGAGTCCGGGTGGGCGACCCGACCTCGCCGGACACCGAGATGGGACCGCTGGTCAGCGCCGCGCAGCGCGAGCGGGTGTCGGGATACGTCGCGGAGGCGTCGGTGGCGTTCGCGGGCGAGGCGCCCGACGGCCCCGGATTCTGGTTCCCGCCCACGGTGGTGCTGCCGGCTTCGCCGGCCGACCGGATCGTCACCGAGGAGGTCTTCGGTCCGGTTGTGGCCGTGCTGCCCTTCGACGACGAGGCGGACGCCGTGCGCATCGCCAACGACACGCTGTACGGGCTGTCCGGCTCGATCTGGACGCGAGACATCGGCCGGGCGCTGCGGGTCGCGCGGGGCGTCGAGGCAGGCAACCTGAGCATCAACTCCAACTCCTCGGTGCGCTACTCGACGCCGTTCGGCGGCTTCAAGCGCTCCGGGCTCGGGCGGGAACTCGGCCCCGACGCGCTGGCCGCGTTCACCGAGGTGAAGAACGTCTTCATAGCTACGACGGAGGACTGA
- a CDS encoding ABC transporter ATP-binding protein — protein sequence MPEPDRAENPVIRATELTKTYGRGAKAVSALKGISFEVPPGTVFAMLGPNGAGKSTTVKILSTLSRPDSGTAEVAGSDVLRQPAAVRRDIGYVSQRPGFDPMATGRENLMLSARLRGIGRRAAARKAAELLAAFGLEDPADRLTKTWSGGMQRKLDVAMGLVHAPRVLFLDEPTTGLDPEARTQLWATVSALTRTSGLTVVLTTHYLDEADQMADDLLIVDRGQVVAQGDPAALKADLGGDTVQVDLVSTDDAGRAGALLERLPGVVHVRRDGLRLRAQARDAAGVLPDALTALQRAEIPLLGAGLSRASLDDVYLRYAGRAYRASADVEGSEVAA from the coding sequence ATGCCTGAGCCTGACCGTGCGGAAAACCCAGTCATCCGCGCGACCGAACTGACCAAGACCTACGGACGCGGCGCGAAAGCCGTCTCGGCGTTGAAAGGCATCAGCTTCGAGGTGCCGCCCGGCACCGTCTTCGCGATGCTGGGCCCCAACGGCGCCGGCAAATCCACCACCGTCAAGATCCTCAGTACGCTCAGCCGCCCGGACAGCGGCACCGCTGAGGTCGCCGGCTCCGACGTCCTCCGGCAGCCGGCCGCGGTCCGGCGCGACATCGGCTACGTCTCCCAGCGGCCCGGCTTCGATCCGATGGCGACCGGCCGCGAGAACCTGATGCTGAGCGCCCGCCTCCGCGGCATCGGACGCCGGGCCGCAGCGCGGAAGGCCGCCGAGTTACTCGCCGCGTTCGGCCTGGAGGACCCCGCCGACCGACTCACCAAGACGTGGTCGGGCGGCATGCAGCGCAAGCTCGACGTCGCGATGGGGCTGGTGCACGCGCCCCGTGTGCTGTTCCTCGACGAGCCGACCACCGGGCTCGACCCGGAAGCGCGGACCCAGCTCTGGGCTACGGTGTCGGCCCTGACCAGAACCAGCGGGTTGACCGTCGTCCTCACCACCCACTACTTGGACGAGGCCGACCAGATGGCCGACGACCTGCTGATCGTCGACCGCGGCCAGGTCGTCGCCCAGGGCGACCCGGCCGCGCTCAAGGCCGACCTCGGCGGCGACACGGTCCAGGTCGACCTGGTGTCGACCGACGACGCGGGGCGTGCGGGTGCGCTGCTGGAGCGGCTGCCGGGCGTCGTCCACGTGCGACGCGACGGGCTGCGCCTGCGCGCGCAGGCCCGGGACGCCGCGGGCGTACTCCCGGACGCGCTCACCGCACTGCAGCGCGCGGAGATCCCGCTGCTCGGCGCGGGGCTGAGCCGCGCTTCACTGGACGACGTCTACCTGCGGTACGCCGGGCGGGCGTACCGGGCCTCGGCCGACGTCGAGGGCAGCGAGGTGGCGGCATGA
- a CDS encoding ABC transporter permease translates to MTLALTQTRLLTVRSLRTLGRQPVFLAFNLIQPLLWLLLFGTVFSAIDRLPGIGDSYLEYLAPGVVAMTAMLTANWAGSDLIQDIERGVMDRTLSSPTRRGAIIAASIVYQGICMVILGLIVFAAAWLAGVRYPGSWVGVPVTIGLAVLLAAAFTALSDALAVLLRSQNALIGLSQFLTLPLSFLSSVMIAPSLMPSWVASAAKWNPLDWAATGSREALSASPDWALVGRDAAQLAALALVLAVAAVSAFRTYQRSS, encoded by the coding sequence ATGACGCTCGCGCTCACCCAGACCCGGCTGCTCACCGTCCGTTCGCTGCGGACACTCGGGCGCCAGCCGGTGTTCCTGGCGTTCAACCTGATCCAGCCGCTGCTGTGGCTGCTGCTGTTCGGCACGGTGTTCAGCGCGATCGACCGGCTGCCGGGGATCGGCGACTCGTACCTGGAGTACCTCGCTCCCGGCGTGGTGGCGATGACCGCGATGCTCACCGCCAACTGGGCCGGCTCCGACCTGATCCAGGACATCGAGCGCGGCGTGATGGACCGGACGCTCAGCTCGCCCACCCGACGCGGGGCGATCATCGCCGCCTCGATCGTCTACCAGGGGATCTGCATGGTGATCCTCGGCCTGATCGTGTTCGCCGCTGCGTGGCTCGCCGGGGTTCGCTACCCGGGTAGCTGGGTGGGGGTTCCGGTCACGATCGGTCTGGCCGTGCTGCTGGCTGCGGCCTTCACTGCGCTGTCGGACGCTCTGGCAGTGCTGCTCCGCTCGCAGAACGCGCTGATCGGCCTGTCGCAGTTCCTCACGCTGCCGCTGTCGTTCCTGTCGTCGGTGATGATCGCGCCGTCGCTGATGCCGTCGTGGGTGGCGTCGGCGGCGAAGTGGAATCCGCTGGACTGGGCGGCGACCGGCAGCCGCGAGGCACTGTCGGCGTCCCCGGACTGGGCCCTCGTCGGCCGCGACGCCGCTCAGCTCGCGGCACTCGCGCTGGTGCTCGCCGTCGCGGCCGTGAGCGCCTTCCGCACCTACCAACGCTCCTCGTGA
- the cimA gene encoding citramalate synthase, whose amino-acid sequence MPTALDDSFHVFDTTLRDGGQREGISYSATDKLAVARLLDDVGVGFIEGGWPGALPTDTEFFARAREELTLKHAQLVAFGSTRRAGVRVQDDKQVAALLEAQTPAVCLVAKSDVRHVTDALRTTYEENLAMVRDTVAYLVGEGRRVFLDCEHFFDGYAHDRDYGVRVLTAAFEAGADVGVLCDTNGGMLPMGVGRVVSEVIARTGFRVGMHAQDDTACAVANTLAAVEAGATHVQGTANGYGERAGNADLFAVIGGLVTKMNRPVVPAECLPELVRVSHAIAEIANIAPDTHQPYVGASAFAHKAGLHASAIKVAPELYNHMEPSVVGNDMRILVTEMAGRASIELKARELGIDLADEPQAVGRVVSRVKELEAAGSSFEAADASFELLVRSELEGADAPTFFQLESYRVLVEQRGDEVVSEATVKLAVDGERVIATAEGNGPVSALDRALRQALTTFYPSLAELELADYKVRILDGRYGTDAVTRVLIDTTDHKGEWTTVGVHGNVIEASWRAMIDSLNYGLRRAGAPVLAPN is encoded by the coding sequence ATGCCCACCGCCCTGGATGACAGCTTCCACGTCTTCGACACCACGCTGCGAGACGGGGGACAGCGCGAGGGCATTTCGTACTCCGCGACCGACAAACTTGCGGTGGCGCGGTTGCTGGACGACGTCGGGGTGGGGTTCATCGAGGGCGGCTGGCCCGGTGCGCTGCCGACCGACACCGAGTTCTTCGCCAGGGCGCGCGAGGAGCTCACGCTCAAGCACGCCCAGTTGGTCGCGTTCGGCTCGACCCGTCGCGCGGGTGTCCGCGTCCAGGACGACAAGCAGGTGGCCGCGCTGCTGGAAGCCCAGACGCCGGCCGTCTGCCTGGTCGCGAAGTCCGACGTCCGGCACGTGACCGACGCGCTGCGGACCACCTACGAGGAGAACCTGGCGATGGTGCGCGACACGGTCGCGTACCTGGTCGGCGAGGGCCGCCGGGTGTTCCTCGACTGCGAGCACTTCTTCGACGGGTACGCCCACGACCGGGACTACGGCGTGCGGGTGCTGACCGCGGCCTTCGAGGCCGGCGCCGATGTCGGCGTGCTCTGCGACACCAACGGCGGCATGCTGCCGATGGGCGTCGGGCGGGTGGTGTCCGAGGTGATCGCGCGGACCGGCTTCCGCGTCGGTATGCACGCCCAGGACGACACCGCGTGCGCGGTCGCGAACACGCTGGCCGCGGTCGAGGCCGGGGCGACGCACGTCCAGGGCACCGCGAACGGCTACGGCGAGCGGGCGGGCAACGCCGACCTGTTCGCGGTCATCGGCGGCCTGGTCACGAAAATGAACCGGCCGGTGGTACCTGCGGAGTGCCTGCCCGAGCTGGTGCGGGTGTCGCACGCGATCGCCGAGATCGCGAACATCGCACCGGACACCCACCAGCCGTACGTGGGCGCCAGCGCGTTCGCGCACAAGGCCGGCCTGCACGCCAGCGCGATCAAGGTCGCGCCGGAGCTCTACAACCACATGGAGCCCTCGGTCGTCGGCAACGACATGCGGATCCTGGTCACCGAGATGGCGGGCCGGGCCTCGATCGAGTTGAAGGCCCGCGAGCTCGGCATCGACCTCGCCGACGAGCCCCAGGCGGTCGGCCGGGTGGTCTCCCGGGTGAAGGAGCTGGAGGCGGCGGGCTCGTCGTTCGAGGCCGCGGACGCGTCGTTCGAGCTGCTCGTCCGCTCGGAGCTGGAGGGCGCGGACGCGCCGACGTTCTTCCAGCTGGAGTCGTACCGGGTGCTGGTCGAGCAGCGCGGTGACGAGGTGGTCAGCGAGGCGACCGTGAAGCTCGCGGTCGACGGCGAGCGGGTAATCGCCACCGCCGAGGGCAACGGCCCGGTGAGCGCGCTCGACCGGGCGCTGCGGCAGGCGCTGACGACGTTCTACCCGTCGCTGGCGGAGCTGGAGCTGGCCGACTACAAGGTGCGGATCCTGGACGGCCGGTACGGCACCGACGCGGTGACGCGCGTCCTCATCGACACCACCGACCACAAGGGCGAGTGGACGACGGTGGGAGTGCACGGGAACGTCATCGAGGCGTCGTGGCGGGCGATGATCGACTCGCTCAACTACGGTCTGCGCCGCGCAGGCGCCCCGGTCCTCGCGCCGAACTGA
- a CDS encoding gamma-glutamyl-gamma-aminobutyrate hydrolase family protein translates to MARRPLVGITCYVEQARWGVWDFRASLLPQVYVDSVTAAGGRALVLPPDSTDDAVLDALDALVVAGGVDVDPARYGAVPHPSTDAPQPERDAGELLLISGAFARDLPLLGVCRGAQLMAVARGGTLIQDLPSVVGHHDHREVLGVFSWHTVRAIPGSRVADALGDTDLKVNAHHHQAVDDPGELVVTARADDGTIEAVEDPALRFAVGVQWHPEMLDDRRLFTALIDAARLPRVL, encoded by the coding sequence ATGGCCCGTCGTCCGCTCGTCGGCATCACGTGTTACGTCGAGCAGGCCCGCTGGGGAGTCTGGGACTTCCGGGCCTCGCTGCTCCCCCAGGTGTACGTCGACTCGGTGACGGCCGCCGGGGGTCGTGCGCTGGTGCTCCCGCCGGACAGTACGGATGACGCCGTGCTCGACGCGCTCGACGCGCTGGTCGTCGCCGGGGGCGTGGACGTGGACCCGGCGCGCTACGGTGCCGTGCCGCACCCCTCCACCGATGCGCCGCAGCCCGAACGCGACGCCGGCGAGCTGTTACTCATCAGCGGCGCGTTCGCCAGGGACCTGCCGTTACTCGGCGTCTGCCGGGGCGCCCAGCTGATGGCGGTCGCCCGCGGCGGGACGCTCATCCAGGACCTGCCGAGCGTCGTCGGACACCACGATCACCGCGAGGTGCTCGGCGTCTTCAGCTGGCACACCGTGCGGGCGATCCCGGGCAGCCGGGTGGCCGACGCGCTCGGGGACACCGACCTCAAGGTGAACGCCCATCACCACCAGGCCGTGGACGACCCGGGCGAGCTGGTGGTGACCGCCCGCGCCGACGACGGCACGATCGAAGCGGTCGAGGACCCCGCGCTGAGGTTCGCGGTCGGCGTCCAGTGGCACCCCGAGATGCTCGACGACCGACGCCTGTTCACCGCACTCATCGACGCGGCTCGCCTTCCCCGAGTACTCTGA
- a CDS encoding 3-oxoacyl-ACP reductase produces MERLADRVAIVTGGGSGIGLATVRRFASEGARVVVADVDEAAGKAAADEVGGTFVRTDVTDEADVAAMVAAAVDTYGRLDIAFNNAGISPPDDDSILSTGLDAWRRVQEVNLTSVYLCCKAQIPVMQRQGKGSIINTASFVAKMGAATSQISYTASKGGVLAMSRELGVQFAREGIRVNALSPGPVDTPLLRELFASDPERAARRMVHIPMGRFADATEIAAAVAFLASDDSSFITASEFLVDGGISGAYVTPL; encoded by the coding sequence ATGGAACGGCTGGCTGACCGGGTGGCGATCGTCACCGGCGGGGGGAGCGGCATCGGGCTGGCGACCGTTCGCCGGTTCGCGTCCGAGGGCGCGCGGGTGGTGGTCGCGGACGTCGATGAGGCCGCGGGCAAGGCCGCTGCGGACGAGGTCGGCGGCACGTTCGTGCGCACCGACGTGACTGATGAGGCTGACGTGGCCGCGATGGTTGCGGCGGCGGTGGACACGTACGGGCGGCTGGACATCGCGTTCAACAACGCGGGCATCTCGCCGCCGGACGACGACTCGATCCTCTCGACGGGCTTGGACGCCTGGCGTCGGGTTCAGGAAGTGAACCTGACCTCGGTGTACCTGTGCTGCAAGGCGCAGATTCCGGTGATGCAGCGGCAGGGCAAGGGATCGATCATCAACACCGCGTCGTTCGTGGCGAAGATGGGCGCGGCGACATCGCAGATCTCGTACACCGCGTCGAAGGGCGGGGTGCTGGCGATGTCGCGGGAGCTGGGCGTTCAGTTCGCGCGCGAGGGGATCCGGGTCAACGCGCTCTCGCCCGGGCCGGTTGATACGCCGCTGCTGCGGGAGCTGTTCGCGTCGGACCCGGAGCGGGCGGCGCGGCGGATGGTGCACATTCCGATGGGGCGGTTCGCGGACGCGACCGAGATCGCGGCGGCGGTGGCGTTCCTGGCGTCGGACGACTCGTCGTTCATCACGGCCAGCGAGTTCCTGGTGGACGGCGGTATCAGCGGCGCCTACGTCACGCCGCTCTAG
- a CDS encoding ABC transporter substrate-binding protein, with translation MRRRALFTRTAIALLTTSALALAGCGSSGPGASDEVQVWALQDAGLTPVVKASVDRYNKDSDNEATLSTYINDAYKQKIQVAMGSPNAPDVFFNWGGGNLAQFVDADQVEPLDDALAKKPEVRDAFLTNVMDTAKIDGKQYGLPMTGTQPVIFFYNKAVFTANNVQPPTTYPEFLKLVDTFKSKKVTPIALPGSQGWTELMYAEYFLDRLGGPEKFAAIAKSGGAAWQDPAVVKAFQMCQDLAKMGAFGTNFASINYDNAGASKLLATGKAAMFLMGTWEYPNQLTNNPAFAKKDLGWFQFPSIPGGVGEPGNLVGNPSNYFSVASGSKNKDAAVDYLTETVASDGYIEDLIKSGAVPATKGADAKLAGKPNAEFNTDVYKMVSTAPAFAQSWDQAVAPDVAKRLLANLQKLFLQQITPQAFADDMAKAQ, from the coding sequence ATGCGCCGACGCGCGCTTTTCACTCGGACAGCAATTGCGTTACTGACGACTTCGGCACTCGCATTAGCCGGCTGCGGGAGCTCCGGCCCGGGTGCGTCCGACGAAGTACAGGTCTGGGCACTGCAGGACGCGGGCCTCACTCCGGTCGTCAAGGCCTCGGTCGACCGATACAACAAGGACTCGGACAACGAGGCGACGCTGAGCACGTACATCAACGACGCGTACAAGCAGAAGATCCAGGTCGCGATGGGCTCACCCAACGCTCCCGACGTCTTCTTCAACTGGGGCGGCGGCAACCTCGCGCAATTCGTCGACGCCGACCAGGTGGAGCCGCTCGACGACGCGCTGGCGAAAAAACCCGAAGTGCGCGACGCGTTCCTGACGAACGTCATGGACACCGCGAAGATCGACGGCAAGCAGTACGGGCTGCCGATGACCGGAACCCAGCCGGTGATCTTCTTCTACAACAAGGCCGTTTTCACCGCGAACAACGTCCAGCCGCCGACGACGTACCCCGAATTCCTGAAACTGGTCGACACGTTCAAGTCGAAGAAGGTGACGCCGATCGCGCTGCCCGGTTCGCAGGGCTGGACCGAGCTGATGTACGCCGAATACTTCCTCGACCGTCTCGGTGGTCCGGAGAAGTTCGCCGCGATCGCGAAGAGCGGCGGCGCGGCCTGGCAGGACCCGGCCGTCGTCAAGGCGTTCCAGATGTGCCAGGACCTGGCCAAGATGGGCGCGTTCGGCACGAACTTCGCGTCGATCAACTACGACAACGCCGGCGCGTCCAAGCTGCTCGCCACCGGCAAGGCCGCGATGTTCCTGATGGGCACGTGGGAGTACCCGAACCAGCTGACGAACAACCCGGCGTTCGCCAAGAAGGACCTCGGCTGGTTCCAGTTCCCGAGCATTCCGGGCGGCGTCGGTGAGCCCGGCAACCTGGTCGGCAACCCGAGCAACTACTTCTCGGTCGCCAGCGGCTCGAAGAACAAGGACGCGGCGGTCGACTACCTCACCGAGACCGTCGCCTCCGACGGGTACATCGAGGACCTGATCAAGAGCGGTGCGGTGCCCGCGACCAAGGGTGCGGACGCGAAGCTCGCGGGCAAGCCGAACGCCGAGTTCAACACCGACGTCTACAAGATGGTCTCGACCGCCCCGGCGTTCGCCCAGTCGTGGGACCAGGCCGTCGCGCCGGACGTCGCCAAGCGTCTGCTGGCCAACCTGCAGAAGCTGTTCCTGCAGCAGATCACCCCGCAGGCCTTCGCCGACGACATGGCGAAAGCCCAGTGA
- a CDS encoding 3-methyladenine DNA glycosylase, which produces MTVLPFDEWTALRDAHAAEVDALVGDHLERRRRGQRHPVEDFLFEYYSYRPGQLRRWFPGASVVLASARPEDFPGHVAGDGGVTLDVDAFLARRGDTVRWVAGLLAATASRPAQLGCFGMHEWAMVYRISDVRHASWPLRLGPERTNAVVEERGVRCSHFDAFRFFTEPARPLNVLQPRRETQVALEQPGCLHATMDLYKWAYKLAPLTPSDLVLDCFRLARDVRELDMRASPYDLAALGYAPVPIETPEGRAEYVAAQRAFAERGTALRTRLLSVCAPALEDAG; this is translated from the coding sequence GTGACCGTGCTGCCGTTCGACGAGTGGACGGCGCTCCGGGATGCGCACGCGGCCGAGGTCGACGCGCTGGTGGGTGACCACCTCGAGCGGCGGCGCCGCGGGCAGCGGCATCCGGTAGAAGACTTCCTGTTCGAGTACTACTCGTATCGGCCGGGGCAGTTGCGGCGCTGGTTTCCGGGCGCTTCCGTGGTGCTGGCTTCGGCGCGGCCCGAGGACTTCCCGGGGCATGTGGCCGGAGACGGTGGGGTCACGCTCGACGTCGACGCGTTTCTGGCACGGCGGGGCGACACCGTGCGGTGGGTCGCGGGACTGCTCGCGGCCACCGCGTCGCGTCCGGCGCAGCTGGGGTGCTTCGGCATGCACGAGTGGGCGATGGTGTACCGGATCTCCGACGTCCGCCACGCCTCGTGGCCGCTGCGGCTCGGGCCCGAGCGCACGAACGCCGTCGTCGAGGAGCGCGGGGTCCGCTGCAGCCACTTCGACGCGTTCCGGTTCTTCACCGAGCCCGCCCGGCCGCTCAACGTCCTGCAGCCGCGCCGGGAAACCCAGGTCGCGCTGGAGCAGCCGGGGTGCCTGCACGCGACGATGGACCTGTACAAGTGGGCCTACAAGCTCGCGCCGCTGACACCGTCCGACCTGGTGCTCGACTGTTTCCGGCTGGCGCGGGACGTCCGGGAACTGGACATGCGGGCCAGCCCGTACGACCTCGCGGCGCTCGGGTACGCGCCGGTGCCGATCGAGACGCCCGAAGGTCGCGCTGAGTACGTGGCCGCGCAACGCGCGTTCGCCGAGCGCGGCACCGCACTCCGAACCCGCCTCCTCTCGGTCTGCGCCCCAGCGCTCGAGGACGCCGGGTAG
- a CDS encoding LacI family DNA-binding transcriptional regulator, whose translation MSGRTTIAQIARSADVSVSTVSKVLNGHTDVAEETRRRVQRLLDERGYRRRRAAHHRGHGDLIDLVINNLDSAWGLAILTGVEEVVESAGIGLVISAVHSRAALTRRWLDSLLARGSQGAILVLSDLDPAQREQLRRHGTPIVVIDGVSQPPPDVPAVGATNFAGGYAAAEHLIGLGHRRIGVIGGPEQLACTRARIAGYRAAHEAGGVPIPRGLLRYGNFYHDGGLRAARSLLELPDAPTAIFAGSDMHAMGVYEAARQSGLDVPGDLSVVGFDDLNFASWTAPALTTVRQPLHEMGATAARTLLRLIGGEALDSSSIELATSLVVRDSTAPPRTLER comes from the coding sequence ATGTCAGGACGCACGACGATCGCGCAGATCGCCCGCTCCGCCGACGTCTCGGTGTCGACCGTTTCGAAAGTGCTGAACGGACACACCGACGTCGCGGAGGAGACTCGGCGCCGGGTCCAGCGGTTGTTGGACGAGCGGGGCTACCGACGTCGGCGGGCCGCGCACCACCGCGGGCACGGCGACCTCATCGACCTGGTGATCAACAACCTCGACAGCGCGTGGGGCCTGGCGATCCTCACCGGCGTCGAGGAGGTGGTCGAATCGGCGGGCATCGGCCTGGTGATCTCCGCGGTGCACAGCCGGGCGGCGCTGACCCGGCGCTGGCTCGACTCGCTGCTCGCGCGCGGCTCGCAGGGCGCGATCCTGGTCCTCTCCGATCTCGACCCGGCGCAGCGTGAACAGCTGCGCAGGCACGGGACGCCGATCGTCGTCATCGACGGGGTGAGCCAGCCGCCGCCGGACGTGCCCGCGGTGGGCGCGACGAACTTCGCCGGCGGATACGCCGCGGCCGAGCACCTGATCGGGCTGGGGCACCGGCGGATCGGCGTCATCGGCGGGCCGGAGCAGCTGGCGTGCACGCGAGCCCGGATCGCCGGGTATCGGGCGGCTCACGAGGCGGGGGGCGTGCCGATCCCCCGCGGCCTGCTGCGATACGGGAACTTCTACCACGACGGTGGGCTACGGGCGGCGCGGTCGCTGTTGGAGTTGCCCGATGCGCCGACCGCGATCTTCGCCGGCAGCGACATGCACGCGATGGGCGTCTACGAGGCGGCTCGTCAATCCGGTCTCGACGTGCCGGGAGACCTGAGCGTCGTCGGGTTCGACGACCTGAACTTCGCGTCCTGGACGGCACCGGCGCTCACCACCGTGCGGCAGCCGCTGCACGAGATGGGGGCGACCGCGGCCCGGACGCTGCTGCGGCTGATCGGCGGTGAGGCGCTCGACTCGTCCAGCATCGAGCTGGCGACCAGCCTCGTGGTCCGCGACAGCACCGCGCCGCCCCGTACCCTGGAAAGGTGA
- a CDS encoding PadR family transcriptional regulator, whose amino-acid sequence MARRRVSNPLALAALTLLEERPMHPYEMSATLRERRKDESIKLNYGSLYSVIESLQRHGLIEAQETTRDGRRPERTIYAITEAGLQEVEDWLSDLVGRPVKEYTQFEAALSLLGALPPEDAVRLLRLRLDSLVLAARSSAAVQQSVGNLPRIFMLENEYESAVRDAEIRFVRDLLHDIEHGSLSGLDFWHRIHELRGAGLPPDEVDAKLHEEFPAVFAPTDWPPEVVPPESR is encoded by the coding sequence ATGGCGCGGCGTCGGGTCTCCAACCCGCTGGCACTCGCTGCGCTGACGCTGCTCGAAGAGCGTCCGATGCATCCATACGAGATGTCCGCGACGCTCCGCGAGCGCCGCAAGGACGAGAGCATCAAGCTCAACTACGGGTCGCTGTACTCGGTGATCGAGTCGTTGCAACGCCACGGGCTGATCGAGGCGCAGGAGACCACCCGCGACGGACGGCGTCCGGAGCGCACGATCTACGCGATCACCGAGGCCGGCCTGCAAGAGGTCGAGGACTGGCTCAGCGACCTCGTGGGCCGGCCGGTCAAGGAGTACACCCAGTTCGAGGCGGCCCTGTCGCTGCTCGGCGCGCTGCCGCCGGAGGACGCCGTGCGCCTCCTCCGGCTCCGGCTCGATTCGCTGGTGCTGGCCGCCCGGTCGTCCGCGGCAGTGCAGCAGTCGGTCGGGAACCTTCCGCGGATCTTCATGCTGGAGAACGAGTACGAGTCCGCGGTCCGCGACGCCGAGATCCGCTTCGTCCGGGACCTGCTGCACGACATCGAGCACGGCTCGCTGAGCGGGCTGGACTTCTGGCACCGGATCCACGAGCTGCGTGGTGCCGGGCTGCCGCCCGACGAGGTCGACGCGAAGCTGCACGAGGAGTTCCCGGCGGTCTTCGCGCCGACGGACTGGCCTCCGGAGGTGGTGCCACCGGAGAGCCGCTGA